From Penicillium psychrofluorescens genome assembly, chromosome: 1, one genomic window encodes:
- a CDS encoding uncharacterized protein (ID:PFLUO_002036-T1.cds;~source:funannotate), protein MRIAAYAGASVALATGVFLKAIHQRANFYAACVYLSQSSANLMILTNLCLLASGFLLFWLQRLLYGPLRAIETEQLYERAWFAITETCLAMTIFRGELGGWFLVMFISLLVGKVWGWIGEGRVEYLEQQPPANPRLFHTRLAASLVLSVLFDSFMLNYCVTTVLDQARPDMMVMFGFEFAILTILSTSTAARYAIALVEIYITRQQVKNKMEERRAEIREARAEAIRQHAISGASAPPTDLPNENDVDEMEIDVPGWEEKGRWVFYLDLLTDFLKLSVYLTFFAILITFYGLPIHILRDVVVTIRSFGRRIMDFLRYRNATRDMDERYPNATAEEVAREEVCIICREEMVSVEPAADVPENVGQQPPAAGAQQRVPDRLRPKKLPCGHILHFACLRSWLERQQNCPTCRRPVVVPSGARGAVDINNAPGNGGGGAQPFNQAGGQPGAQGQEQPRARVYQLGPFRIGFGAVRGDLLQNLHQQIHRGNAPLPPADNGNPPGVRQIGFGFGFGRRPPAPEATAPGTSNITSIHQQLERIEQQITEEINSLRIATERLHHVRHLQMELNQIRLQQASLAPQPTPTIAVPPQPTPSTSVPAPSSVTTSTTIRHQFVSNPAMSAMGSDDARLPEGLTLPQGWTLVPLHPSDQGTDPAPTVPESSAAQPASDSATAPQPVPGPEAPVPPQSSEEPEASTVDTGASIATTAPVADTPSNWQSTPNVPSTIHRAESPSQEWTDIPSEQPPAGPSSAAPPSWGSGSGSDSESPSKGKGRAATVEEAADDGA, encoded by the exons ATGAGGATAGCTGCGTACGCCGGG GCTTCGGTGGCCCTGGCCACGGGTGTGTTTTTGAAGGCCATCCATCAGAGAGCCAACTTCTACGCGGCCTGCGTATACCTCTCTCAAAGCAGCGCGAATCTCATG ATCCTGACCAACCTGTGTCTTCTCGCCTCCggattcctcctcttctggCTCCAGCGGCTGCTCTATGGCCCTCTGAGAGCTATCGAGACCGAACAACTCTACGAGCGGGCATGGTTCGCCATCACGGAGACATGTCTGGCGATGACCATCTTCCGGGGAGAGCTAGGCGGCTGGTTTCTGGTGATGTTCATCTCCCTCTTGGTCGGCAAAGTCTGGGGTTGGATTGGAGAAGGCCGCGTGGAGTATCTGGAACAACAACCACCGGCAAATCCGCGCCTGTTTCATACGCGGTTGGCGGCCTCGTTGGTGCTTTCGGTCTTGTTCGACTCGTTCATGCTGAATTACTGCGTCACGACGGTGCTGGATCAAGCGAGACCGGATATGATGGTGATGTTTGGCTTTGAATTTGCCATTCTGACCATCCTGTCCACTTCGACTGCTGCTCGGTATGCGATTGCCTTGGTTGAGATCTATATCACCCGCCAGCAAGTGAAGAacaagatggaggagcggcGAGCTGAGATCCGTGAAGCTCGCGCGGAAGCTATCCGACAACACGCCATTTCTGGGGCTAGTGCTCCTCCCACCGACCTGCCAAACGAGAacgacgtcgacgagatggaaattGATGTTCCAGGATGGGAGGAGAAAGGCCGATGGGTTTTCTACCTGGACCTTTTGACTGATTTCTTGAAGCTCTCGGTCTACCTGACATTCtttgccattctcatcaCTTTCTACGGTTTGCCGATTCACATCCTGCGGGATGTTGTCGTCACGATCCGCTCGTTTGGTCGGCGAATCATGGATTTCCTGCGCTATCGCAATGCGACCAGGGACATGGATGAAAGATATCCGAACGCTACAGCGGAAGAGGTCGCTAGAGAAGAAGTGTGCATTATCTGCCGGGAAGAGATGGTTTCGGTGGAACCGGCTGCTGATGTTCCTGAGAACGTTGGTCAGCAACCACCGGCAGCAGGAGCTCAGCAACGCGTGCCTGACCGTCTTCGCCCTAAGAAACTACCATGCGGACATATCCTACACTTTGCATGCCTCCGAAGCTGGCTTGAAAGGCAACAGAACTGCCCCACCTGCCGACGTCCGGTGGTAGTGCCATCAGGCGCCCGAGGTGCTGTTGATATCAATAACGCCCCCGGTAatggcggcggtggtgcccAGCCTTTCAACCAAGCTGGGGGACAGCCAGGTGCCCAGGGACAGGAACAACCCCGTGCTCGGGTCTATCAGCTCGGACCCTTCCGGATCGGCTTTGGGGCTGTGCGTGGAGACCTCCTTCAGAACCTCCACCAGCAAATCCACCGAGGCAATGCTCCATTACCACCAGCGGACAATGGGAACCCTCCCGGTGTACGCCAGATCGGCTttggctttggctttggaCGACGCCCACCAGCGCCAGAGGCCACAGCTCCGGGGACGTCGAACATCACCAGTATCCATCAGCAGTTGGAACGTATCGAACAACAGATCACGGAGGAGATCAACAGCCTCCGTATTGCCACGGAGCGGCTACATCATGTTCGCCATCTCCAAATGGAGCTGAACCAAATCCGGCTTCAGCAAGCTTCTTTGGCGCCCCAACCGACACCTACGATTGCCGTTCCGCCACAGCCAACGCCTTCAACCTCTGTTCCTGCTCCATCATCTGTAACCACTTCTACCACTATCCGCCATCAGTTTGTCTCCAACCCGGCCATGTCAGCCATGGGCTCCGATGATGCCCGTCTTCCAGAAGGACTTACTCTACCACAAGGATGGACTCTTGTTCCTCTTCATCCCAGCGACCAAGGTACGGATCCTGCGCCTACCGTCCCAGAATCTTCGGCGGCCCAGCCGGCTTCAGACAGTGCCACAGCTCCTCAACCTGTTCCTGGCCCCGAGGCCCCTGTTCCTCCCCAAAGCAGCGAAGAACCCGAGGCGTCTACGGTTGACACCGGTGCTAGTATAGCGACAACGGCTCCGGTGGCTGACACCCCGTCCAACTGGCAGTCTACGCCCAATGTCCCATCGACAATCCATCGCGCAGAATCACCTTCGCAAGAATGGACTGACATTCCCTCTGAGCAGCCTCCTGCAGGGCCTTCCTCCGCCGCTCCGCCTTCCTGGGGATCCGGCTCCGGTTCCGACTCCGAGTCCCCTTCCAAGGGCAAGGGACGCGCTGCCACCgtggaagaagcagctgaCGATGGAGCCTGA